The region tttttcaatttgattacaAAATTCAGCTGTCACGCCATATTTTTTTGCCTagaaatttttgttaaaataattttaatgtttagtaattaaaataaaaaaattaaaattcgattaccaaattaaaatatacggATAGTTTAGACACCCACAATGTCAATTGCCCCTTAAAGTCAGATTACATTATGGTATACTATGAACCCGAGTTAAGCAATAGAATTtcacataaaattttaatatggaATATATTTATTGATGCATCTTCTATAAGTGATTTTTGCATACTCTAAAAATTCCCTTTTGTTAATTTGCAAGCAAATACAGAAAACTTAAGTATATCTTCAGAGATAGAGAAGCCTCTCGATTATTATGAGAGCCGCCCATTTTCGGAGATAGACTTCAATATTGGTTACTCAAATATCAATAGAATAGCGAGTACAACTACTACTGTATTCCTCTTGCATGACAACCTCTTTCCAGGAAACAGAATGTATCTTAATTTCAAAAAAGCTTATAATACTTCGAAATTTCTGCCGCGTAAAATTGCTCAAAGTATACCATTTTCAACCAAAGAATAttccaaaattttgaaatattctTCCGTAAAACCCGCATCAGAAGAAGCTCAGATGATCAAACATACGATTCAACAATGCGAAGCGCCAAAAATAGAGGGCGAAATCAAATATTGTGCTACTTCTTTAGAGTCTTTAGTTGATTTTGTTGTTTCGAAGTTCGGAAACAAAGTTTTGACTCTTGCTAATGAGGTTGAAGAAGAGAACAAGAAACAAAACTACACTATTTCTCAAGGAGTCAAGAAGATGGGTGATTACCAAATTGTGTGccataaacaaatatttaagtATGCTGTATTTTATTGTCATGTGATTGAGGCTACCAAAGTTTATATGGTTCCATTGGTGGGTGATGATGGCTCTAAAGTTAAGGCAGCGGTGATTTGCCATACCGATACATCAGCTTGGAATCCAGAACATATTGCTTTTCAAGTGCTTAAAGTCAAGCCTGGAGGACCTCCGATTTGCCACTATCTCAATAGCGACACCATTGTTTTTATTCCTTATTAGTAAGGGATATGGtttcatatataattttatgtgGTGAAAATTTAAATACTAGTATCATGTTGAATTATGGAGCCTAGAATTTTATTGTACTCTTATAGtttgaatatattaaaaatagaacTAATgccataaaaatttataaactttacatgttttctcaatttaataacgtattttaaaatttgtcataaaaatacacaaactttcatctttttccaaattcatacacagtGATAAGgtgacactcatttattggtgcaatttgctgaggtggaggtcatttttcTGCTATCACCTCAGCAAATTATGATTTCatgtataattttgaaaaaaaaaatgctgGTATATCTTTATGACAAGtttaaaaaacgtgattaaattgagcaAACTTGTgtagttggtgaatttttatgatattaccATTTGAAAATATGGTTTATTCATTGAAAAATATACtcttgtttaaaaatatttctttatgactcaaatttttaaaatcatcaatttcagtccattttttaattttcaattttaatagtAGCGATTTGTTAAATTGGAGTGAAAaagaa is a window of Mercurialis annua linkage group LG2, ddMerAnnu1.2, whole genome shotgun sequence DNA encoding:
- the LOC126669544 gene encoding BURP domain protein RD22-like isoform X1; translated protein: MELHLILIFTLCLLFSNKSNGALPEEVYWKSKLPNTPLPKALQELLQPANTENLSISSEIEKPLDYYESRPFSEIDFNIGYSNINRIASTTTTVFLLHDNLFPGNRMYLNFKKAYNTSKFLPRKIAQSIPFSTKEYSKILKYSSVKPASEEAQMIKHTIQQCEAPKIEGEIKYCATSLESLVDFVVSKFGNKVLTLANEVEEENKKQNYTISQGVKKMGDYQIVCHKQIFKYAVFYCHVIEATKVYMVPLVGDDGSKVKAAVICHTDTSAWNPEHIAFQVLKVKPGGPPICHYLNSDTIVFIPY
- the LOC126669544 gene encoding BURP domain protein RD22-like isoform X2; this translates as MELHLILIFTLCLLFSNKSNGALPEEVYWKSKLPNTPLPKALQELLQPENLSISSEIEKPLDYYESRPFSEIDFNIGYSNINRIASTTTTVFLLHDNLFPGNRMYLNFKKAYNTSKFLPRKIAQSIPFSTKEYSKILKYSSVKPASEEAQMIKHTIQQCEAPKIEGEIKYCATSLESLVDFVVSKFGNKVLTLANEVEEENKKQNYTISQGVKKMGDYQIVCHKQIFKYAVFYCHVIEATKVYMVPLVGDDGSKVKAAVICHTDTSAWNPEHIAFQVLKVKPGGPPICHYLNSDTIVFIPY
- the LOC126669544 gene encoding BURP domain protein RD22-like isoform X3, which encodes MELHLILIFTLCLLFSNKSNGALPEEVYWKSKLPNTPLPKALQELLQPEIEKPLDYYESRPFSEIDFNIGYSNINRIASTTTTVFLLHDNLFPGNRMYLNFKKAYNTSKFLPRKIAQSIPFSTKEYSKILKYSSVKPASEEAQMIKHTIQQCEAPKIEGEIKYCATSLESLVDFVVSKFGNKVLTLANEVEEENKKQNYTISQGVKKMGDYQIVCHKQIFKYAVFYCHVIEATKVYMVPLVGDDGSKVKAAVICHTDTSAWNPEHIAFQVLKVKPGGPPICHYLNSDTIVFIPY